One window from the genome of Alnus glutinosa chromosome 13, dhAlnGlut1.1, whole genome shotgun sequence encodes:
- the LOC133854354 gene encoding uncharacterized protein LOC133854354: MAFYVDEEEVWKCIKHPTKRRRTGICPVCLRERLSALCPECANARPCACSANAATTSSSSSSSSSVSLFSTDGVGAVGRVSNLIDSEPAFRRSRSLAIPFLRSRSRYVGAENERKEPPSPPPSVNKSKASPFWSVFRSTKSKKVETNEEEDEDVRARRAMMTKSRSVAVSVTADSVAGVGDKRAKGRGWYFPSPMKALRQSKIAKVVQERSPLYRG, from the coding sequence ATGGCGTTTTACGTGGACGAAGAGGAGGTGTGGAAATGTATCAAACACCCCACGAAGCGCCGCCGGACTGGGATATGTCCGGTGTGTCTCCGTGAACGGCTCTCCGCGCTCTGTCCCGAGTGCGCCAACGCGCGGCCCTGTGCGTGCTCCGCTAACGCCGCGACGACGTCGTCTTCGTCCTCCTCGTCGTCTTCCGTCTCTCTCTTCTCGACCGACGGAGTCGGAGCCGTCGGGAGAGTCTCCAATCTGATCGACAGCGAACCAGCGTTCCGGAGGTCCAGATCGCTAGCTATTCCCTTCCTCCGGTCCAGGTCCCGGTATGTTGGCGCCGAAAACGAACGGAAAGAACCGCCGTCGCCTCCGCCGTCTGTTAACAAAAGCAAAGCGTCACCGTTTTGGTCGGTGTTCAGGTCGACCAAGAGCAAGAAGGTTGAGACTAACGAAGAAGAGGACGAGGACGTGAGAGCGAGGAGGGCGATGATGACAAAGTCGAGATCCGTCGCCGTTTCGGTGACTGCAGATTCCGTTGCCGGCGTCGGAGATAAAAGAGCGAAGGGAAGGGGTTGGTATTTTCCGAGCCCGATGAAGGCTCTCCGGCAGTCAAAGATTGCGAAGGTGGTTCAGGAACGGTCTCCTTTGTACagaggttga